Genomic segment of Saccharomyces paradoxus chromosome I, complete sequence:
ttCGTCAGTGGGCAAACCATTTGTGCCAGTGATGGTGGTCAATTCAGTGGATGTACTAGTGTAGGTACTATTCCATGGTTCTGTTGTAGTTGTGATGGTACTAGCAGTTGTTGGTGTTCGaatgacaatgatggtTTCGTCAGTGGGCAAACCATTTGTACCAGTGATGGTGGTCATCTCAGTGGATGTACTAGTGTAGGTACTATTCCATGGTTCTGTTGTAGTTATGATGGTACTAGCAGTTGTTGGTGTTCGaatgacaatgatggtTTCGTCAGTGGGCAAACCATTTGTACCAGTGATGGTGGTCATCTCAGTGGATGTACTAGTGTAGGTACTATTCCATGGTTCTGTTGTAGTTGTGATGGTACTAGCAGTTGTTGGAGTTTTGATTACAATGATGGTTTCGTCAGTGGGCAAACCATTTGTACCAGTGATGGTGGTCATCTCAGTGGATGTGCTTGTAAATGTCTCTGTCCATGGTTCTGTTGTCGTTGTGATGGTACTAGCAGTTGTTGGtgttttgatgatgatgatggtttCGTCAGTGGGCAAACCATTTGTACCAGTGATGGTGGTCATCTCAGTGGATGTGCTTGTAAATGTCTCTGTCCATGGTTCTGTTGTCGTTGTGATGGTACTAGCAGTTGTTGGTGTTCGaatgacaatgatggtTTCGTCAGTGGGTAAACCGTTTGTACCAGTGATGGTGGTCATCTCAGTGGATGTACTAGTGTAGGTACTATTCCATGGTTCTGTTGTAGTTGTGATGGTACTAGCAGTTGTTGGTGTTCGaatgacaatgatggtTTCGTCAGTGGGCAAACCATTTGTACCAGTGATGGTGGTCATCTCAGTGGATGTGCTTGTAAATGTCCCTGTCCATGCTTCTGTTGTAGTTGTAGTGGTACTGACAGTAAAATTTGAAGGGTCTGAGACGGTACAATTCGTTTGACTTAGGTTGTTGTCAAAGGAGTAGACATACCCTTCAAAGTCATCACTAACTGTAGTGCCATCGGGCAGTGCCACACTAATTGGAAGAGTACCCCAGGAAACAGCATTTGAGTAGACAACCTTCATTGGATAGTAGAACCCAgcatacatatatacagTCCCTTCGATGTTATCCGGCAAACTTCCATGCCATGGCTTGATACCGTTAATCGTAAAATTAGTTGATGTGATAGGTGGCTGTTCTTGTGCACAACATTCGAATGCAACATCTCCACCGATTGACAAGATTGCCGAATCATCTACCGTAGCAAAAGAGAACGTGTATGAACCCGTCTGTGGTGGTAGAAAGTAACCTGTCATTTCTAGAGTGACATTTGTTGGAGTGGTATAGAAACCGAACAGATCTGTACTCCAGTATGAAGCTGCTTGACTATTAGAGCAACGTCCTATACCCATGCATCCCCAATTACCGTAAGTGTCTTCTTGAGGGCACCCATACGTACCTGACTTAGCAACACAGGGAAGATTATAGTTGATAGATATATCCGTCTGTCCACTAACAGAGCCCAATTTCTGTTTGTTTGCATATTGATAAGCCATATATGCTGCATTTGAATACGTTGATGAATCCATTAATGAATACTGGTAAAAGTTTATATTCATCCCATTCTTCCTTGAGTTGGCTGGCAAGCATGCCGCCGTAATCGCAGAGGCGACATCAGCTAGTCCCAGCAATGCGACAATCGCTAATAATATACAATAATGTGTcatatattttgttggGGCTTTTATTGAACAATTGTCTGCTTTAAATTGCAAACTTCAAGAGCGTATATCTAAATAAGTGGAATGAATGTTCAGTGTAGAAGTCATGGATTTTGAGTGTCATCGTGTTTTAAGTAATATATACGCAGGCAGATTAATCCGATGCGATGATGTGAGCTTctctgaaagaaaatatctttCCTCCCACTGAAAATTCTGTGTTATAACATCCGATAGATTTTGTGTTATGCTTTTGAACCGATCTGTTTGTaaatgttttctttatgCAGTCTGAATTgtcaaaaacaaagaagaaaaaagaaaggtttaaaaaattcatgaTCATGTATGATGTATGATTTCCTTTACATATCGCTCAGTGTGCTTTTGAGCGTGCACGCCATCTCTACAGAGGATTCACTTTCTGTATATACCGTGCAGCGTTGAATCAgctttaaaaaagaaatacataTCACTAAGGCAAGCAGTTTAGAACGCCCTCCAGAAACTTAAATTGGTTTTTGCGACAGATCCGAAGATAGATAGagccattgaaaagatAGCTAGTCCGTTCTTTTTTAGTACATCCTCATTACAGTCATCTCAGCGCAcgactgaaaaaaaattctagaACACTAAAGTTGCATTTTTTGCgccaaaagaagaaaatcgTACGTAGCTTTGAGGTCAAATAAAGTTTTCGCCCAGTAGGCACGATACGGCAAAAAACACAGAAACGGAAATAGAAAGTACGTTTTTCCAGCTTACTAAAATTAAGGTTAGGCTTAAAAAGCAGCAAAAACTACGGTGtgccttgaaaaagaagcagcTGGGTgcagtattttttttttcggtTCCTGCCTTATACAAGGTATCGGTGTGCCTAAATACCGAAGTAAGCGGACTACTTATTTTGACGCTCTATATGACTTCTGACCTCAAAAGTAAACAAGAGACGCACGATTTCACAGCCACTTTTTTATTGCGGACGCTCGTGGGATTTATGACAAATATTTTGAGCCTTAAGAGTTATTCTTTTGCTGATAAAGTTAATATTTATAATTCTTTAAAACCAATGTGCAGTCTGTCTCTCTTACAAGATATTATTCATGCATTTCCTCAATATTGCGACCTCTAGATAATTTGTTCGATTTGTGGACTCAATCACGAACCCTAGCCAGATGCGATTAAAATATACTGGAACTCCAGCGAGAAAACTATAGAtggatcttttttttatggtTTTTTGGAACTGTACCTGCCAAGATTACTGCCCTTTTAAGGCAACCCTTGGAAggcaacttttttttttttaaagattcgatcttttttttaagaaaaatggCGGCCAAGTTACGTCACACAGACAACTTCCTACAacgttcaaaaaaaatatttgatagCTTGCGTTTTTACTTCATATGCGGTCgcaaaaatcaaaaagttaTATCACGGTAAAGATAATTTGGAGACATTATAAACTCCCTGACCAGACTGTTGCTTTGCGTAGATTTTCCTGCCAGTCCGTTATCAATACTAAGTTAAGGAACAGCAAACCGTGTATTGCCTATGCATGTTTCTATAGTTCATTTTGGGTTTCGTTTGGTCTCTCTCTAGTAGATGCATATTTTCCTAGCACTgtgaagaggaagagaaaTCTTTGGTTTTCTTTACAGCCCACATATTGCTCATCTATGAGAGCATATGAGAGGGTGCTGAGATCTAATCattaaaaattcaaataatccggaaaaaacaataacaactggtttgataatgaaaatcaGTTTATTGAATAGTTTCCTGGAGCCTATATACGCTAGTTTTTTACCAAATTATTGACAAGACCATGAGCTACGTCAACCTTTGATCAATTATgtccaaaaaaattcttaCTTCATTTCAAAGATTCTGTATAGGCACATTGATTGGTCTAACGGAGTAAATATTCTGAGGAAGGGCATTTTTAGGTAATTTTCCACACAGTAAACTCAATGATTGATTATGTCACAAATTAAGTGCATCACTTGTCGAGTGAACTTTAAAGTCGATGTATTGGAAATACAAACCAAAAAGCCTACTTGGCATAGTAAAACAAGATAATATGACAAATTTCTGCTTAAGCCGATCCAGGCATTCCTAATGAAAACTTTCCGTTTAAACTTTCTGTTCCCGGGATTTATAATTCATCatatattttaaataaGTACGATGCTTTTAGCTTTCCATAGAACCTTCTCTCAAGCGATGAGTGCGGGTGCTCATATGACCTCTCCATCGTCAAAATCTCTTTGACTACGTGTCATGGAATACTCCTTAATCTCTTAATGAATGAACAGTGCATGAACGTCGtctgttttccttgttgGGTGGTGAAAGCAGAGACGGTTATCCAAGTGGCATGAGCCCAGAGGCCTATAATATTCGAAAACACTCTAATTGCAATGCTGTAAAATTCGTCAAggtattttatttattattcaaaatgataatCATCACTAAACTGTTTAGTGTTGAGAGAAAAGATGATCTGCTCAACCTATGAGGTAAATGCTAACTTCCTATGATAAGACCTATTAATTGGTTAGAGGAAGCATCAttataaaaattaaaacCGTGGTATCGTCCCAATCCACAGGCTATTTAGTTGCATAACACACAACATTCATTATAAAGATTTTACATTTCGATTAAGAAAACACTAGACACCCCTTGGGCAGCTCCGTTAATCtcgttttatttttaagtttTGCTACTATGAGCTTTTTTCCGAATATTTAAAAACTCGTTAACCCACAACAGGTGTTCTTTCCGATAACATCAGTTCCTCCACAGAAGGAGGTTTCCATCATAGAAACGGCTGACAACCATTTTGTTAGTCCTCTGAAAATCTCCGAACAAATGAGAAAGcaaaatataataacaCAGAGTCTGGCGAGAAGAAGATATATGATAACTACTATTAAGGACCAAGAAAGAAGTATCCTTATATTACGTAGCTGTCATCAACAGACATTTCTCACACAAAAGCTAAAAAGAgtcttctttctttttcttccctttCAGTTTGCTTGATTGGTTCAGTTCTaagggaagaaaaaaaatgcggAGAGGGAGCCAATTAAATTTTAAAGGGAATATTGCTTATCGATAAGATAACGATATTAGTATTAAAGGGCCAGTATTATCGTGCCATGAGAATGGGAAAAGTGATGACCATAGGCTTTTCTAAaaggcttttttttctttttatttcacCTTCATATAAAGAGGTAACGACTAATGATTTTCTCCCGTTCGAACTTAGTTATATAAAGATTAAAAACACATAGACCATACGCACagacatatatacatacacaTATATAGTGAAGCAGCGACAGTCAgcaaacaagaaaaggcaaaaagGGAAAATGGCGAGCGAACCTGAGTTTCAGCAGGCTTACGATGAGATCGTCTCCTCAGTAGAGGattctaaaatttttgaaaaattcccACAGTATAAAAAAGTGCTACCTATTGTTTCTGTTCCGGAGAGGATTATCCAATTCAGAGTTACGTgggaaaatgataaaggCGAGCAAGAAGTGGCACAGGGATACAGGGTGCAGTTCAATTCAGCCAAGGGACCTTACAAGGGTGGGCTACGCTTTCACCCATCGGTGAACTTGTctattttaaaatttttgggtTTTGAACAGATCTTTAAGAATGCGCTCACTGGCTTAGACATGGGCGGTGGTAAGGGTGGCCTGTGTGTGGACTTGAAAGGCAAATCCGACAACGAGATCAGAAGGATTTGTTACGCGTTCATGCGGGAACTGAGCAGACATATTGGTAAGGACACGGATGTGCCCGCGGGAGATATTGGTGTTGGTGGCCGTGAGATTGGCTACTTGTTCGGTGCTTACAGATCATACAAGAACTCCTGGGAAGGTGTCTTGACCGGTAAGGGTTTGAACTGGGGTGGCTCGCTCATCAGGCCCGAGGCCACGGGCTTCGGCCTTGTTTACTATACACAAGCAATGATCGATTATGCGACGAATGGCAAGGAGTCCTTCGAGGGTAAGCGTGTGACCATCTCCGGAAGTGGTAACGTGGCGCAATATGCAGCTTTGAAAGTCATTGAGCTGGGTGGTATCGTGGTGTCGTTGTCCGATTCGAAAGGGTGCATTATCTCCGAGACGGGCATCACTTCAGAGCAAATCCACGATATCGCAACGGCCAAGATCCGTTTCAAGTCGTTGAAGGAAATTGTCGATGAGTATTCTACCTTCAGCGAGAGCAAGGTGAAGTACCTTGCGGGGGCACGCCCATGGACGCACGTGAGCAACGTGGACATCGCCCTACCCTGTGCTACCCAAAACGAGGTTAATGGTGACGAAGCTAAGGCCTTAGTAGCATCCGGCGTGAAGTTCGTGGCGGAAGGTGCTAACATGGGCTCTACACCCGAGGCTATTTCTGTTTTCGAAACAGCGCGCAGCACTGCAACCAATGCCAAAGATGCAGTATGGTTCGGGCCACCAAAAGCAGCTAACCTGGGCGGCGTAGCAGTATCCGGCCTAGAAATGGCTCAGAACTCCCAAAAAGTAACTTGGACCGCTGAGCGAGTCGATCAAGAactaaagaagataatgatCAACTGCTTCAACGACTGTATACACGCCGCACAAGAGTACTCTACggagaaaaatattaacaCCTTGCCATCATTGGTCAAGGGGGCCAACATTGCCAGCTTCGTCATGGTAGCTGACGCAATGCTGGACCAGGGAGACGTTTTTTAGCAGTAAGcgctattttctttttgttcgTAACTCTCTGTGTAATGTagtaatataatataatctACTTTGATTTCGTATGCAAACAGGGTTCAGCATTACGGAAGGGACTGGACTCCCTGGCTCTGCGGGAGTTTCTTCGTAATGGCCGTGCGGGGTGAGGAGATTATAGGTTGGTATTTTAGATGATTAACCTAGGCGATTTGAAGGGGGTGGTTGGTTTGGTTAGCTCAGACATGATAAGGAGAACTAAGCAAGGGGGTTAACCACCACGGCTGTAGCACAAACCGGCAGATGCGGTTATTAGCAGCACTTTAGTTaatgatattgataaaatgTATATAAAAGGATGCGGTCAGGGTTGTGGTGACGACTCGACCTCATTTGTGGTTTTCACAATTCTTGAACTTTATTATATGTAAAAAACCATCGTGAAAATATTAGACAGTTAATATACAGTTAACcataataacaatagcaataataacaacaacaacaacaacatcaaAGGTATTTTTAGTATGAGAGCTTTAGCGTATTTCGGTAAAGGTGACATCAGGTTCACCAATCATTTGAAGGAGCCACGAATCGTGGCTCCCGATGAGCTTTTGATTGATATCGCATGGTGTGGTATTTGCGGTACGGACTTGCACGAGTACACAGATGGCCCTATCTTCTTTCCAGAGGACGGGCACACGCATGAGATTAGTCATAACCCATTGCCGCAGGCGATGGGCCACGAGATGGCTGGTACGGTTTTGGAGGTGGGGCCTGGTGTGACCCACTTGAAGGTCGGTGACAAGGTAGTTGTCGAGCCCACGGGTACATGCAGGGACCGGTATCGTTGGCCCCTGTCGCCGAACGTTGACAAGGAATGGTGTGCTGCTTGCAAAAAGGGCTACTACAACATCTGTTCATATTTGGGACTTTGTGGTGCCGGTGTGCAGAGTGGTGGATTTGCAGAGCGTGTTGTGATGAACGAATCTCACTGCTACAAAGTACCGGACTTCGTACCCTTGGACGTTGCGGCTTTGATCCAGCCCTTGGCTGTGTGCTGGCATGCAATTAGCGTCTGCGAGTTCAAAGCAGGCTCTACGGCTCTGATCATTGGCGCTGGCCCCATCGGACTGGGCACTATACTAGCGTTGAACGCTGCTGGTTGCAGGGACATTGTCGTCTCAGAGCCTGCCAAGGTAAGAAGAGAATTGGCTGAGAAAATGGGTGCCAGGGTCTACGATCCAACTACACATGCTGCCAAGGAGAGCATTGACTATCTGAGATCAATTGCTGAAGGAGGTGACGGTTTTGACTACACGTTCGATTGCTCCGGGTTGGAAGTCACATTGAACGCTGCCATTCAATGTCTCACGTTTAGGGGCACTGCAGTGAACTTGGCCATGTGGGGTCATCATAAAATACAGTTTTCTCCAATGGACATCACACTGCATGAAAGAAAGTACACGGGGTCTATGTGCTATACACATCACGATTTTGAAGCAGTGATTGAGGCTTTGGAAGAAGGTAGGATCGATGTTGCCAGGGCAAGACATATGATAACGGGCAGAGTCAACATTGAGGATGGTCTCAGTGGCGCCATCCTGAAGTTGATAAACGAGAAGGAGTCTACCATCAAGATTATTCTTACTCCCAACAATCACGGAGAGTTGAACAGGGAAGCcgataatgaaaagaaagaaatttccGAGCTGAGTAGTCGCAAAGATCAGGAAAGACTACGAGAGTCGATAAACGAGGCCAAGCTGCGTCACACATGACTGTGGTTGACTACTCATCTCGCGTTGATTGTGCGTGCTTGTACTCATGTATCTTCTTCTCATACATTCTTTTGACAATCTTTTATATACAGCATATGTACATTTGTCGAGCCAATCGAGGGCAACAGTTTAAGTTCAAGCCGGTCTTGCTCACGCTACTCTTTTGACCCCTTTCCGTTTCGACGGGAGGAAGGGACCGGTGTTTTCCTATCCTTGCCTGCTCTTTCCTCTTTAGGGGGTCCAGCATGTTTCTCTTGATTTGATAATAGGTGGAAATTGTAGAAAAATGTAGGAAAAAATCGACATATAAAAGTGGGGCAAATTCTTCGTGGGACAATGGCCAACTTAAGCCCTTTGAACAAATGTTGcactctttctttcttacAAGGTCTTAGTAAGAATTGACTAGGATTAGAGAAAGaactaaaagaaaaatttaagtAATTATGAGAGCTTTGGCATATTTCAAGAAGGGTGACATTCACTTCACTAATGATATCCCTAAGCCAGAAATTCAAACCGACGATGAAGTTATTATCGACGTCTCTTGGTGTGGAATTTGTGGCTCGGATCTTCATGAGTACTTGGATGGTCCGATCTTCATGCCTAAAGATGGGGAGTGCCACCCTTTGTCCAACGCCGCTTTACCCTTGGCAATGGGCCATGAGATGTCAGGAATTATTGCCAAGGTTGGTCCTAAAGTGACAAAGGTCAAAGTGGGCGACCATGTGGTCGTTGATGCCGCTAGCAGTTGTGCAGATCTGCACTGCTGGCCACACTCCAAATACTACAATTCCAAGCCCTGTAATGCTTGCAAGAAAGGCAGTGAAAATCTATGTACACACGCTGGTTTTGTTGGGTTAGGTGTGATCAGCGGTGGCTTTGCTGAACAAGTTGTTGTCTCTGAACACCACATTATCCCCGTTCCCAAGGAAATCCCCCTAGATGTGGCTGCTTTGGTTGAACCTCTTTCTGTCACCTGGCATGCTGTTAAGATATCCGGCTTCAAGAAAGGCAGTTCAGCTTTGGTTCTTGGTGCAGGCCCCATTGGGTTGTGTACCATTTTGGTACTTAAGGGAATGGGAGCCAGTCAAATTGTAGTGTCTGAAGTTGcagaaagaagaatagaAATGGCCAAGAAACTAGGTGTTGAGGTCTTCAACCCCTCTAAGCACGGTAATAAATCCATAGAGGTCCTACGTGGTTTGACCAAGAGCCACGATGGGTTCGATTACAGTTATGATTGTTCTGGTATTCAAGTCACTTTCGAAGCCTCTTTGAAGGCATTAACTTTCAAGGGAACAGCCACCAACATTGCAGTTTGGGGCCCAAAACCTGTGCCATTCCAACCAATGGACGTGACTCTACAAGAGAAAGTTATGACTGGTTCCATCGGCTATGTTGTCGAGGACTTTGAGGGCGTTGTTCATGCCATCCACAACGGAGACATCACCATGGAAGATTGTAAGCAACTGATTACAGGTAGGCAAAAGATTGAGGACGGTTGGGAAAAGGGATTCCAAGAGTTGATGGACCATAAGGAATCCAACGTCAAGATTCTATTGACTCCTAACAATCATGGTGAAATGAAGTAAtgacaaaataatatctaGGGCTGCTCGTAGCTCATTTGTAGTATCCGAGATTatgtattttcttttataatattttattattataaacAGACagaaataaatttcttCGACTgtattaatttttcttttttttcatttattcaACTTAGCGATGagctgaaaatttttctgttaaGAACCCTTTGGAAGAATCTGAAGGGAGAACAAAAGGTAACAAAGATAGGTTCTTCCTCTGGTCATATCGGTAAGACATTGtctacaagaaaaatatggcGAAAAAAGTATCAAAGAACTCTAGAGCTGCTAGACAATCGGATGCTTTTGATCCAGAAGTACGGGATTTAAGTGAACTACCTAGAGCTGAAAAAACAGATTTGACTAATATTCTGATTAGAACAGCTGCCAAGAATGAAGCATTGCTGGAAGCAAAGATTTCTAAGAAAGCCAATAAAAGTAAGAGGGGCAAGaagataaataaaaagacTTTGGAAGACAAACTAGCTAACTCTATCTCATCCATGGACAAAGACCGTTTAGTGAAGGCCTTGAATTTTACCAATCGTTTGGATGGCAAAATTGCAAAGTCCATTTCTCGTGCCAAGTACATTCAAAATACAAGAAAGGCTGGCTGGGATAGTACTAATGaaactataaaaaaagagctGGCTTTTTTGAGCGGAGGATTGTCTGTGGAGGTAAAAAGTGCGACTGAAGGTGACgctaaaaaggaagatgagGAGATTCCAGAAGTTTTTCACTCTTCAGCAGAGGATAAGATGGTACAGAAGGCTCCCGCCAACAGATTTGGTGTCCTGCCAGATGACGTTGAAGAATAGAACATCTTTCATATAAAATGGCACTTGGGATACACAACCTTAGCACACattcttcatttcttcttcttctcattttttgtaaattaGATAACATGGTTTTtagttttgttttataacttttttatatatctgGATGTACGTCATtactgaaattttttattaatcATTACAGTTTTTTTAGTATCAAGTTAATGGATtaggagaaaaaaagcattATGGGTTAGTTGAAAACTATGTAATGCCTGCGATTGTAGGCGCTGTGTAAAAGCGTAAATGCCGACTCGTTTTTAACATAGTAAGGAGATAGAGGGCACATAAGGTAATACTATGAAATTCGCGTATCTATGGTGGCAGTTTTTGAACCTAGCGTTGGTGAAAGCTATATCATTGCAATCTAACGTTACGTTGGGAAACGATTCCTTCTGGGAGAATTTTCAGGCTTACAGTGATACAAAGCATTTAAATCAGGAGTGGACCACAAGTAAAGCCACCAACGAAGAAGGCACCAAAATCTATGGTGCACAATGGCGACTATCGCAGGGTCGATTGCAAGGGTCCGCATGGGATAAAGCAGTCGCTGTTCGAACAAGCAATGCTGCAGCTATGATCGGACATCTCTTGAAGACTCCTATTAATGTTTCAGAAACGGATACCTTGGTTGTCCAGTACGAGATTAAGTTAGACAATTCTTTAACGTGCGGCGGAGCGTTTATCAAGTTAGTGTCTGGTTTCATGAACGTTGGAGCGTTGGAAAATTATGTACCAGATGGAAAGGGTGTGGAGTTGGTGTTTGGTCCAGACTATTGTGCCCCAGAAACAAACAGCGTGCAATTTGCCATCAATAAGGTTCACAAGATTACACACAAACCCAAACTAAGGTATTTGCAAGAAACGcctttatcaaaattaaCTGATACGTCTCAATCTCATCTGTACACGCTAATAATAGATGAATCTACACagtcttttcaaattctgaTTGATGGTAAGACTGTCATGGCAAGAGAACATATCgaagacaagaaaaatgtcagCTTTGAACCACCTATTACACCACCTTTAATGATCCCTGATGTTTCAGTAGCGAAACCGCACGATTGGGATGATCGCATCCGAATCGCAGATCCTGAGGTGGTGAAACCCAGTGATTGGGACGAAGAAGAGCCATTAATGATTCCAGATCCAAAAGACACTGAACCACTAGAATGGGATAGCTCCATTTCCGAATACATTCTTGACCCAGATGCTGAAAAGCCCTCCTGGTGGCAGGAACCTGAACACGGGGAATGGATACCGCTCATGATTAAAAATCCACTTTGCACTGCAAAACATGGTTGTGGCCAGTGGATACCAAGGCTGATAAAGAATCCCAAGTATAAAGGTTCATGGGAACCCACTGAAGTCATAAATCCCAATTACATGGGAGAATGGCATTCCCCAGAAACGGAAAACCCACTGTACTACGAAGAGCGCCAACCACTGCGTATCGAAAACGAGATTAGTGGCGTGATACTTGAATTTTGGAGTGGATCTCCCAACATGTTGATAAGCAATATTTATGTTGGTAAAAACGTAACAGAGGCGCAAATTATTGGGAATAAGACTTGGCTGATGAGAGATCGCGCATTTAGGGGCCTTGATGATTCCACAGAACGCAAGTTCATGAATAACAGACTAGGAAATTTACAAGCAACTTTCCAAGACGAAAAAGAATCCCCCAATCCCTTTGACCGCATCATAGATTACGTACTGGAGCAACCTCCAAAATCTCTACTTACTGCGGCGGCCGTGTTTTTGTCGACGCTGGTTCTTTGTTATGTAGTGTCTACATAGCTGACAAGTACTAGTGTACCCCATGATCTCAGTGATAGTGGCACACGGGCTCCTTTTTATAGATGCTTAACATTATAGTATCAACATTACCATCATGGTTATATTATCTTTTATCATGCTTACCCGATGTTGAATCCTATTTTTCCATGCAGTAAGTGAATAtagaacaaagaaaaacccGTAATTAAGGGAACTTAGAACAACCAGCATCCCCGATAACACGGAAGTAGAACAGTAAAGATTGCGATTTATAGGCAGGCCCATTGTCGCATTACTAAATCATAGGCATGGAAATTTCCAGCTCACCATGGAACGATGGCGGATACAGCCCTTATGAGAAAAACAGAGTCGCCGTATCACCGTTTTCATCACCTTTGGAAGGCGAAGAACGAATAGAAACCTCTCGATCTTTGGGTGACCATTGTTTTGAACCTTTGCCATACGTGACAAACTACCTTTCTGTTTTTGCGCTTTTTGGTAAGGAGATGTTTGGTGATAAAGGAAATGTTAGCTCaagaaatgaatatttgctgaaaaaatactatTCGTTGAAAAAGCCATTTGTATTACGACATAACGGGCATTCGTTGAAGAATCCAGACATGCCGCCCCAGAGGAATGACATCTTGCAGACCAATTTCATGGTTGACAAATTTCTGAATCGTACGGTGCGGTCAGTGaatttcaataattttaaaataatatccGATATGCAAAGCAAAAGTGCTCGAGGAACAAAGACAGGTACAAGTCAGGATCAAGGTTCCGACGCTAtccaaaatatttgcttACCATCTATACCGTCCGCGTTGCcttattttcaatattataGGAAGTTGCTGACGGTAAATACCAAGGAATGGGATATTTTGAAG
This window contains:
- the GDH3 gene encoding glutamate dehydrogenase (NADP(+)) GDH3 (NADP(+)-dependent glutamate dehydrogenase~similar to YAL062W), whose amino-acid sequence is MASEPEFQQAYDEIVSSVEDSKIFEKFPQYKKVLPIVSVPERIIQFRVTWENDKGEQEVAQGYRVQFNSAKGPYKGGLRFHPSVNLSILKFLGFEQIFKNALTGLDMGGGKGGLCVDLKGKSDNEIRRICYAFMRELSRHIGKDTDVPAGDIGVGGREIGYLFGAYRSYKNSWEGVLTGKGLNWGGSLIRPEATGFGLVYYTQAMIDYATNGKESFEGKRVTISGSGNVAQYAALKVIELGGIVVSLSDSKGCIISETGITSEQIHDIATAKIRFKSLKEIVDEYSTFSESKVKYLAGARPWTHVSNVDIALPCATQNEVNGDEAKALVASGVKFVAEGANMGSTPEAISVFETARSTATNAKDAVWFGPPKAANLGGVAVSGLEMAQNSQKVTWTAERVDQELKKIMINCFNDCIHAAQEYSTEKNINTLPSLVKGANIASFVMVADAMLDQGDVF
- the BDH2 gene encoding putative dehydrogenase BDH2 (medium-chain alcohol dehydrogenase with similarity to BDH1~similar to YAL061W) yields the protein MRALAYFGKGDIRFTNHLKEPRIVAPDELLIDIAWCGICGTDLHEYTDGPIFFPEDGHTHEISHNPLPQAMGHEMAGTVLEVGPGVTHLKVGDKVVVEPTGTCRDRYRWPLSPNVDKEWCAACKKGYYNICSYLGLCGAGVQSGGFAERVVMNESHCYKVPDFVPLDVAALIQPLAVCWHAISVCEFKAGSTALIIGAGPIGLGTILALNAAGCRDIVVSEPAKVRRELAEKMGARVYDPTTHAAKESIDYLRSIAEGGDGFDYTFDCSGLEVTLNAAIQCLTFRGTAVNLAMWGHHKIQFSPMDITLHERKYTGSMCYTHHDFEAVIEALEEGRIDVARARHMITGRVNIEDGLSGAILKLINEKESTIKIILTPNNHGELNREADNEKKEISELSSRKDQERLRESINEAKLRHT
- the BDH1 gene encoding (R,R)-butanediol dehydrogenase (NAD-dependent (R,R)-butanediol dehydrogenase~similar to YAL060W) → MRALAYFKKGDIHFTNDIPKPEIQTDDEVIIDVSWCGICGSDLHEYLDGPIFMPKDGECHPLSNAALPLAMGHEMSGIIAKVGPKVTKVKVGDHVVVDAASSCADLHCWPHSKYYNSKPCNACKKGSENLCTHAGFVGLGVISGGFAEQVVVSEHHIIPVPKEIPLDVAALVEPLSVTWHAVKISGFKKGSSALVLGAGPIGLCTILVLKGMGASQIVVSEVAERRIEMAKKLGVEVFNPSKHGNKSIEVLRGLTKSHDGFDYSYDCSGIQVTFEASLKALTFKGTATNIAVWGPKPVPFQPMDVTLQEKVMTGSIGYVVEDFEGVVHAIHNGDITMEDCKQLITGRQKIEDGWEKGFQELMDHKESNVKILLTPNNHGEMK
- the ECM1 gene encoding Ecm1p (Pre-ribosomal factor involved in 60S ribosomal protein subunit export~similar to YAL059W) is translated as MAKKVSKNSRAARQSDAFDPEVRDLSELPRAEKTDLTNILIRTAAKNEALLEAKISKKANKSKRGKKINKKTLEDKLANSISSMDKDRLVKALNFTNRLDGKIAKSISRAKYIQNTRKAGWDSTNETIKKELAFLSGGLSVEVKSATEGDAKKEDEEIPEVFHSSAEDKMVQKAPANRFGVLPDDVEE
- the CNE1 gene encoding calnexin (Calnexin~similar to YAL058W), with translation MKFAYLWWQFLNLALVKAISLQSNVTLGNDSFWENFQAYSDTKHLNQEWTTSKATNEEGTKIYGAQWRLSQGRLQGSAWDKAVAVRTSNAAAMIGHLLKTPINVSETDTLVVQYEIKLDNSLTCGGAFIKLVSGFMNVGALENYVPDGKGVELVFGPDYCAPETNSVQFAINKVHKITHKPKLRYLQETPLSKLTDTSQSHLYTLIIDESTQSFQILIDGKTVMAREHIEDKKNVSFEPPITPPLMIPDVSVAKPHDWDDRIRIADPEVVKPSDWDEEEPLMIPDPKDTEPLEWDSSISEYILDPDAEKPSWWQEPEHGEWIPLMIKNPLCTAKHGCGQWIPRLIKNPKYKGSWEPTEVINPNYMGEWHSPETENPLYYEERQPLRIENEISGVILEFWSGSPNMLISNIYVGKNVTEAQIIGNKTWLMRDRAFRGLDDSTERKFMNNRLGNLQATFQDEKESPNPFDRIIDYVLEQPPKSLLTAAAVFLSTLVLCYVVST